The proteins below are encoded in one region of Cyclopterus lumpus isolate fCycLum1 chromosome 8, fCycLum1.pri, whole genome shotgun sequence:
- the dcaf7 gene encoding DDB1- and CUL4-associated factor 7: protein MSLHGKRKEIYKYEAPWTVYAMSWSVRPDKRFRLALGSFVEEYNNKVQLVGLEEESSEFLCRNTFDHPYPTTKIMWIPDTKGVYPDLLATSGDYLRIWRVGETETRLECLLNNNKNSDFCAPLTSFDWNEVDPNLLGTSSIDTTCTIWGLETGQVLGRVNLVSGHVKTQLIAHDKEVYDIAFSRAGGGRDMFASVGADGSVRMFDLRHLEHSTIIYEDPQHHPLLRLCWNKQDPNYLATMAMDGMEVVILDVRVPCTPVARLNNHRACVNGIAWAPHSSCHICTAADDHQALIWDIQQMPRAIEDPILAYTSEGEINNVQWASTQPDWIAICYNNCLEILRV, encoded by the exons ATGTCGCTTCACGGCAAAAGGAAAGAAATCTACAAATACGAGGCGCCATGGACGGTGTACGCGATGAGCTGGAGCGTCCGCCCGGACAAACGCTTCCGCCTGGCGCTCGGGAGCTTCGTGGAGGAGTACAACAACAAG GTCCAGCTGGTGGGTCTGGAAGAGGAGAGCTCGGAGTTCTTGTGCAGGAACACGTTCGACCACCCTTACCCCACGACCAAGATCATGTGGATCCCGGACACCAAGGGGGTGTACCCGGACCTGCTGGCCACCAGCGGGGACTACCTGCGCATTTGGAGG GTCGGCGAAACAGAAACGCGCCTCGAATGTTtgctgaacaacaacaagaactcTGACTTCTGTGCTCCCCTCACGTCCTTTGACTGGAACGAAGTCGATCCCAATCTGCTGG GTACTTCGAGCATTGACACCACCTGCACCATCTGGGGGTTGGAGACCGGCCAGGTGTTGGGACGTGTCAATCTGGTGTCTGGGCATGTGAAGACCCAGCTGATTGCTCATGacaaagag GTGTATGACATCGCGTTCAGCCGAGCAGGAGGCGGCAGAGACATGTTTGCCTCTGTGGGGGCCGATGGGTCCGTCCGCATGTTTGACCTCCGGCACCTGGAGCACAGTACCATCATCTATGAAGACCCCCAGCACCACCCGCTGCTCCGCCTTTGCTGGAACAAGCAGGACCCCAACTACTTGGCTACAATGGCCATGGACGGCATGGAG GTGGTCATCCTGGATGTGCGTGTGCCTTGCACCCCAGTGGCTCGGCTGAACAACCATCGCGCTTGTGTCAACGGCATCGCCTGGGCCCCCCACTCGTCATGTCACATCTGCACTGCAG CCGACGACCACCAGGCTCTGATCTGGGACATCCAGCAGATGCCACGAGCCATTGAGGATCCCATCCTGGCCTACACTTCTGAAGGGGAGATCAACAACGTGCAGTGGGCGTCCACGCAGCCGGACTGGATCGCCATCTGCTACAACAACTGCTTGGAGATCCTGCGTGTCTAA